The following coding sequences are from one Sander lucioperca isolate FBNREF2018 chromosome 2, SLUC_FBN_1.2, whole genome shotgun sequence window:
- the cdc14b gene encoding dual specificity protein phosphatase CDC14B isoform X10, whose translation MKRKSERRRAESRKKRCAAHSEAELNSDIYTEITDQLYFAILKQKIKNTAERHCFCIDEELAYENFYADFGPLNLAMFYRFCCKLTKKLTSITLSRKKIIFYTCGDQKKQANAAYLIGSYAVMHLNMMPEDAYSLLVSRNSTYIPFRDASFGTCMYNLNILDCLRGVHKALQYGWLDFSNFDVEEYEHYERAENGDLNWIIPKKFLAFSGPHPKSKIENGYPLHAPEAYIPYFRKHNITTVIRLNKKMYDARRFTESGFEHHDLFFVDGSTPNDAIVRKFLNICENAEGAIAVHCKAGLGRTGTLIGCYMMKHYCLSAAEAIAWIRICRPGSIIGPQQNFVEDKQNSLWAEGDVFREKMLNEQENGKVAVTRILSGVDDITINGSNKNRASKKEETDLYNDDEERNGLTQGDKLRALKSKRQARSSSGSLSWLVAMLLSSLCSLALWWIVYGFPSPILHFCIDGLGFQ comes from the exons ATGAAGCGCAAGAGCGAGAGGAGACGAGCCGAGTCGAGGAAAAAGCGCTGTGCAGCTCACTCAGAGGCGGAGTTAAACTCAGATATTTACACTGAGATAACAG ATCAACTCTATTTCGCCATACTAAAACAAAAGATCAAGAACACAGCTGAACGACACTGTTTCTGCATAGACGAAGAGCTGGCATATGAGAA ctTCTATGCGGACTTTGGTCCCCTAAACCTGGCCATGTTTTATCGCTTCTGTTGCAAGCTGACAAAGAAGCTCACG TCCATTACGCTCTCAAGAAAGAAGATCATATTTTACACCTGTGGAGATCAGAAGAAACAAGCCAATGCCGCCTACCTAATCGGCTCGTATGCA GTAATGCATCTAAACATGATGCCAGAGGATGCATACAGTTTGCTGGTGTCAAGGAATTCAACATATATTCCATTCAG aGATGCTTCGTTTGGAACCTGCATGTACAATCTGAACATCCTAGATTGTCTTCGTGGTGTTCACAAG GCTCTGCAGTACGGCTGGCTGGACTTCTCCAACTTTGATGTGGAAGAATATGAGCACTATGAGAGGGCAGAAAATGGAGACTTAAACTGGATCATTCCAAAAAAGTTCCTTGCGTTCAGTGGGCCTCATCCAAAAAGCAAAATAGAGAATG GGTACCCTTTGCACGCTCCTGAGGCCTACATCCCATACTTCAGGAAACATAACATCACCACTGTCATCAGACTCAACAAGAAGATGTATGATGCCAGGCGCTTCACAGAATCTGGCTTTGAGCACCACGATCTGTTCTTTGTGGACGGGAGTACACCAAACGACGCCATCGTCAGGAAGTTCCTCAACATCTGCGAGAACGCAGAAGGAGCCATTGCTGTCCACTGCAAGG ctGGTCTGGGGAGGACTGGCACTCTGATCGGCTGTTACATGATGAAACATTACTGCCTGAGTGCTGCGGAGGCCATTGCCTGGATACGGATCTGCCGACCAGGGTCCATCATTGGGCCTCAGCAGAACTTTGTTGAAGA TAAGCAGAACAGTCTGTGGGCAGAGGGAGATGTTTTCCGGGAGAAGATGTTAAATGAACAAGAGAATGGCAAGGTGGCTGTAACCAGGATCCTGTCTGGTGTGGATGACATAACCATCAACGGGAGCAACAAGAACAGGGCATCCAAGAAAGAAGAAACAGACCTG tataATGATGACGAGGAGAGAAATGGCCTTACACAGGGTGATAAACTGCGAGCTCTGAAGAGCAAGAGGCAGGCCAGATCGTCCTCCGGTTCCCTTTC ATGGCTGGTAGCCATGCTGCTCTCCTCCCTGTGTAGCCTTGCCCTGTGGTGGATTGTGTATGGCTTCCCTTCTCCCATCCTGCATTTCTGTATAGACGGGTTAGGATTTCAATGA
- the cdc14b gene encoding dual specificity protein phosphatase CDC14B isoform X3 encodes MKRKSERRRAESRKKRCAAHSEAELNSDIYTEITDQLYFAILKQKIKNTAERHCFCIDEELAYENFYADFGPLNLAMFYRFCCKLTKKLTSITLSRKKIIFYTCGDQKKQANAAYLIGSYAVMHLNMMPEDAYSLLVSRNSTYIPFRDASFGTCMYNLNILDCLRGVHKALQYGWLDFSNFDVEEYEHYERAENGDLNWIIPKKFLAFSGPHPKSKIENGYPLHAPEAYIPYFRKHNITTVIRLNKKMYDARRFTESGFEHHDLFFVDGSTPNDAIVRKFLNICENAEGAIAVHCKAGLGRTGTLIGCYMMKHYCLSAAEAIAWIRICRPGSIIGPQQNFVEDKQNSLWAEGDVFREKMLNEQENGKVAVTRILSGVDDITINGSNKNRASKKEETDLYNDDEERNGLTQGDKLRALKSKRQARSSSGSLSQEENKIHTRSSSQSLRVILQASVQGCTASINPMALSDQSDSRKRTRTSLPANGVGGSPLCHTRLVRSLGNLHVVAGDREPMCWEPCGGHRDTASATANTGTLINLNMAQVQLQTHRLQRT; translated from the exons ATGAAGCGCAAGAGCGAGAGGAGACGAGCCGAGTCGAGGAAAAAGCGCTGTGCAGCTCACTCAGAGGCGGAGTTAAACTCAGATATTTACACTGAGATAACAG ATCAACTCTATTTCGCCATACTAAAACAAAAGATCAAGAACACAGCTGAACGACACTGTTTCTGCATAGACGAAGAGCTGGCATATGAGAA ctTCTATGCGGACTTTGGTCCCCTAAACCTGGCCATGTTTTATCGCTTCTGTTGCAAGCTGACAAAGAAGCTCACG TCCATTACGCTCTCAAGAAAGAAGATCATATTTTACACCTGTGGAGATCAGAAGAAACAAGCCAATGCCGCCTACCTAATCGGCTCGTATGCA GTAATGCATCTAAACATGATGCCAGAGGATGCATACAGTTTGCTGGTGTCAAGGAATTCAACATATATTCCATTCAG aGATGCTTCGTTTGGAACCTGCATGTACAATCTGAACATCCTAGATTGTCTTCGTGGTGTTCACAAG GCTCTGCAGTACGGCTGGCTGGACTTCTCCAACTTTGATGTGGAAGAATATGAGCACTATGAGAGGGCAGAAAATGGAGACTTAAACTGGATCATTCCAAAAAAGTTCCTTGCGTTCAGTGGGCCTCATCCAAAAAGCAAAATAGAGAATG GGTACCCTTTGCACGCTCCTGAGGCCTACATCCCATACTTCAGGAAACATAACATCACCACTGTCATCAGACTCAACAAGAAGATGTATGATGCCAGGCGCTTCACAGAATCTGGCTTTGAGCACCACGATCTGTTCTTTGTGGACGGGAGTACACCAAACGACGCCATCGTCAGGAAGTTCCTCAACATCTGCGAGAACGCAGAAGGAGCCATTGCTGTCCACTGCAAGG ctGGTCTGGGGAGGACTGGCACTCTGATCGGCTGTTACATGATGAAACATTACTGCCTGAGTGCTGCGGAGGCCATTGCCTGGATACGGATCTGCCGACCAGGGTCCATCATTGGGCCTCAGCAGAACTTTGTTGAAGA TAAGCAGAACAGTCTGTGGGCAGAGGGAGATGTTTTCCGGGAGAAGATGTTAAATGAACAAGAGAATGGCAAGGTGGCTGTAACCAGGATCCTGTCTGGTGTGGATGACATAACCATCAACGGGAGCAACAAGAACAGGGCATCCAAGAAAGAAGAAACAGACCTG tataATGATGACGAGGAGAGAAATGGCCTTACACAGGGTGATAAACTGCGAGCTCTGAAGAGCAAGAGGCAGGCCAGATCGTCCTCCGGTTCCCTTTC ACAAGAAGAGAATAAGATTCACACCAGGTCTTCATCACAGTCCCTAAG GGTCATATTGCAGGCCAGTGTTCAGGGCTGTACGGCCAGCATCAACCCCATGGCTCTGTCTGACCAATCGGACAGCAGGAAGAGGACTAGAACCTCACTGCCAGCAAACGGAGTAGGAGGAAG CCCCCTGTGCCACACCAGACTGGTCAGGTCCCTAGGCAACTTACATGTAGTGGCTGGCGACAGGGAGCCAATGTGTTGGGAGCCATGTGGCGGCCATAGAGACACAGCCAGTGCCACAGCCAACACAGGCACTCTCATCAACTTAAACATGGCACAGGTCCAGCTGCAG ACGCACCGTCTCCAAAGGACGTAA
- the cdc14b gene encoding dual specificity protein phosphatase CDC14B isoform X4 — translation MFKTVAKMTADDVSSRCIEFIKDQLYFAILKQKIKNTAERHCFCIDEELAYENFYADFGPLNLAMFYRFCCKLTKKLTSITLSRKKIIFYTCGDQKKQANAAYLIGSYAVMHLNMMPEDAYSLLVSRNSTYIPFRDASFGTCMYNLNILDCLRGVHKALQYGWLDFSNFDVEEYEHYERAENGDLNWIIPKKFLAFSGPHPKSKIENGYPLHAPEAYIPYFRKHNITTVIRLNKKMYDARRFTESGFEHHDLFFVDGSTPNDAIVRKFLNICENAEGAIAVHCKAGLGRTGTLIGCYMMKHYCLSAAEAIAWIRICRPGSIIGPQQNFVEDKQNSLWAEGDVFREKMLNEQENGKVAVTRILSGVDDITINGSNKNRASKKEETDLYNDDEERNGLTQGDKLRALKSKRQARSSSGSLSQEENKIHTRSSSQSLSRVILQASVQGCTASINPMALSDQSDSRKRTRTSLPANGVGGSPLCHTRLVRSLGNLHVVAGDREPMCWEPCGGHRDTASATANTGTLINLNMAQVQLQTHRLQRT, via the exons ATGTTCAAAACTGTGGCCAAGATGACCGCGGACGATGTTTCGTCCAGATGTATTGAGTTTATCAAGG ATCAACTCTATTTCGCCATACTAAAACAAAAGATCAAGAACACAGCTGAACGACACTGTTTCTGCATAGACGAAGAGCTGGCATATGAGAA ctTCTATGCGGACTTTGGTCCCCTAAACCTGGCCATGTTTTATCGCTTCTGTTGCAAGCTGACAAAGAAGCTCACG TCCATTACGCTCTCAAGAAAGAAGATCATATTTTACACCTGTGGAGATCAGAAGAAACAAGCCAATGCCGCCTACCTAATCGGCTCGTATGCA GTAATGCATCTAAACATGATGCCAGAGGATGCATACAGTTTGCTGGTGTCAAGGAATTCAACATATATTCCATTCAG aGATGCTTCGTTTGGAACCTGCATGTACAATCTGAACATCCTAGATTGTCTTCGTGGTGTTCACAAG GCTCTGCAGTACGGCTGGCTGGACTTCTCCAACTTTGATGTGGAAGAATATGAGCACTATGAGAGGGCAGAAAATGGAGACTTAAACTGGATCATTCCAAAAAAGTTCCTTGCGTTCAGTGGGCCTCATCCAAAAAGCAAAATAGAGAATG GGTACCCTTTGCACGCTCCTGAGGCCTACATCCCATACTTCAGGAAACATAACATCACCACTGTCATCAGACTCAACAAGAAGATGTATGATGCCAGGCGCTTCACAGAATCTGGCTTTGAGCACCACGATCTGTTCTTTGTGGACGGGAGTACACCAAACGACGCCATCGTCAGGAAGTTCCTCAACATCTGCGAGAACGCAGAAGGAGCCATTGCTGTCCACTGCAAGG ctGGTCTGGGGAGGACTGGCACTCTGATCGGCTGTTACATGATGAAACATTACTGCCTGAGTGCTGCGGAGGCCATTGCCTGGATACGGATCTGCCGACCAGGGTCCATCATTGGGCCTCAGCAGAACTTTGTTGAAGA TAAGCAGAACAGTCTGTGGGCAGAGGGAGATGTTTTCCGGGAGAAGATGTTAAATGAACAAGAGAATGGCAAGGTGGCTGTAACCAGGATCCTGTCTGGTGTGGATGACATAACCATCAACGGGAGCAACAAGAACAGGGCATCCAAGAAAGAAGAAACAGACCTG tataATGATGACGAGGAGAGAAATGGCCTTACACAGGGTGATAAACTGCGAGCTCTGAAGAGCAAGAGGCAGGCCAGATCGTCCTCCGGTTCCCTTTC ACAAGAAGAGAATAAGATTCACACCAGGTCTTCATCACAGTCCCTAAG CAGGGTCATATTGCAGGCCAGTGTTCAGGGCTGTACGGCCAGCATCAACCCCATGGCTCTGTCTGACCAATCGGACAGCAGGAAGAGGACTAGAACCTCACTGCCAGCAAACGGAGTAGGAGGAAG CCCCCTGTGCCACACCAGACTGGTCAGGTCCCTAGGCAACTTACATGTAGTGGCTGGCGACAGGGAGCCAATGTGTTGGGAGCCATGTGGCGGCCATAGAGACACAGCCAGTGCCACAGCCAACACAGGCACTCTCATCAACTTAAACATGGCACAGGTCCAGCTGCAG ACGCACCGTCTCCAAAGGACGTAA
- the cdc14b gene encoding dual specificity protein phosphatase CDC14B isoform X1, translated as MKRKSERRRAESRKKRCAAHSEAELNSDIYTEITDQLYFAILKQKIKNTAERHCFCIDEELAYENFYADFGPLNLAMFYRFCCKLTKKLTSITLSRKKIIFYTCGDQKKQANAAYLIGSYAVMHLNMMPEDAYSLLVSRNSTYIPFRDASFGTCMYNLNILDCLRGVHKALQYGWLDFSNFDVEEYEHYERAENGDLNWIIPKKFLAFSGPHPKSKIENGYPLHAPEAYIPYFRKHNITTVIRLNKKMYDARRFTESGFEHHDLFFVDGSTPNDAIVRKFLNICENAEGAIAVHCKAGLGRTGTLIGCYMMKHYCLSAAEAIAWIRICRPGSIIGPQQNFVEDKQNSLWAEGDVFREKMLNEQENGKVAVTRILSGVDDITINGSNKNRASKKEETDLYNDDEERNGLTQGDKLRALKSKRQARSSSGSLSQEENKIHTRSSSQSLSRVILQASVQGCTASINPMALSDQSDSRKRTRTSLPANGVGGSPLCHTRLVRSLGNLHVVAGDREPMCWEPCGGHRDTASATANTGTLINLNMAQVQLQTHRLQRT; from the exons ATGAAGCGCAAGAGCGAGAGGAGACGAGCCGAGTCGAGGAAAAAGCGCTGTGCAGCTCACTCAGAGGCGGAGTTAAACTCAGATATTTACACTGAGATAACAG ATCAACTCTATTTCGCCATACTAAAACAAAAGATCAAGAACACAGCTGAACGACACTGTTTCTGCATAGACGAAGAGCTGGCATATGAGAA ctTCTATGCGGACTTTGGTCCCCTAAACCTGGCCATGTTTTATCGCTTCTGTTGCAAGCTGACAAAGAAGCTCACG TCCATTACGCTCTCAAGAAAGAAGATCATATTTTACACCTGTGGAGATCAGAAGAAACAAGCCAATGCCGCCTACCTAATCGGCTCGTATGCA GTAATGCATCTAAACATGATGCCAGAGGATGCATACAGTTTGCTGGTGTCAAGGAATTCAACATATATTCCATTCAG aGATGCTTCGTTTGGAACCTGCATGTACAATCTGAACATCCTAGATTGTCTTCGTGGTGTTCACAAG GCTCTGCAGTACGGCTGGCTGGACTTCTCCAACTTTGATGTGGAAGAATATGAGCACTATGAGAGGGCAGAAAATGGAGACTTAAACTGGATCATTCCAAAAAAGTTCCTTGCGTTCAGTGGGCCTCATCCAAAAAGCAAAATAGAGAATG GGTACCCTTTGCACGCTCCTGAGGCCTACATCCCATACTTCAGGAAACATAACATCACCACTGTCATCAGACTCAACAAGAAGATGTATGATGCCAGGCGCTTCACAGAATCTGGCTTTGAGCACCACGATCTGTTCTTTGTGGACGGGAGTACACCAAACGACGCCATCGTCAGGAAGTTCCTCAACATCTGCGAGAACGCAGAAGGAGCCATTGCTGTCCACTGCAAGG ctGGTCTGGGGAGGACTGGCACTCTGATCGGCTGTTACATGATGAAACATTACTGCCTGAGTGCTGCGGAGGCCATTGCCTGGATACGGATCTGCCGACCAGGGTCCATCATTGGGCCTCAGCAGAACTTTGTTGAAGA TAAGCAGAACAGTCTGTGGGCAGAGGGAGATGTTTTCCGGGAGAAGATGTTAAATGAACAAGAGAATGGCAAGGTGGCTGTAACCAGGATCCTGTCTGGTGTGGATGACATAACCATCAACGGGAGCAACAAGAACAGGGCATCCAAGAAAGAAGAAACAGACCTG tataATGATGACGAGGAGAGAAATGGCCTTACACAGGGTGATAAACTGCGAGCTCTGAAGAGCAAGAGGCAGGCCAGATCGTCCTCCGGTTCCCTTTC ACAAGAAGAGAATAAGATTCACACCAGGTCTTCATCACAGTCCCTAAG CAGGGTCATATTGCAGGCCAGTGTTCAGGGCTGTACGGCCAGCATCAACCCCATGGCTCTGTCTGACCAATCGGACAGCAGGAAGAGGACTAGAACCTCACTGCCAGCAAACGGAGTAGGAGGAAG CCCCCTGTGCCACACCAGACTGGTCAGGTCCCTAGGCAACTTACATGTAGTGGCTGGCGACAGGGAGCCAATGTGTTGGGAGCCATGTGGCGGCCATAGAGACACAGCCAGTGCCACAGCCAACACAGGCACTCTCATCAACTTAAACATGGCACAGGTCCAGCTGCAG ACGCACCGTCTCCAAAGGACGTAA